From Actinomycetota bacterium, the proteins below share one genomic window:
- a CDS encoding type ISP restriction/modification enzyme — protein sequence MGEPVEAYFTQLRDIRASGAGVAETSYYAPLANLLDEVGKHLKPKVRAIINLRNTGGGIPDGGLFMAPQLKGWELGENPLQGQLPNRGAIEVKGASDDAFAVAESEQVARYVERYGLVLVTNLRDFVLVGRNVTGAGVRTLETCSLATSEAAFWARVTQPRNFADTAAEGLTEFLRRVLLHNAPLSDPKDLAWFLASYARTARLRLEHRHELPALDQLRSQLEDALGLKFEGEKGDHFFRSTLVQTLFYGMFASWVLWARDRDHTQAIPWESRFQWETATATLHVPMVYELFRQFADVRQLGALGISEVLEWAEEVIWRIDRAAFFEKFREEHAVQYFYEPFLEAFDPQLRKELGVWYTPDEVVKYMVARVDTVLREELGIADGLADESVVVLDPCCGTGAYLVEVLRKIDETLQAKGADALTRQDVKRAAMSRVIGFEIMPAPYVVAHLQLGILLAELGVPLRDAGERAPIYLTNALTGWGDGAQVASPKDRRVGEGQMHSTLLFPEFAHERDAADRIKREEQILVVIGNPPYNGFAGMAVDEERDLSDAYRTTKRAPKPEGRGLNDLYVRFFRIAERQIVQHMGKGIVCLISNYSWLDGFSYTGMRERFLDVFDSIWIDSLNGDKFRTGKVTPDGRPDPSVFSTAANREGIGIGTSISVLSRKGGDTKQSAQVMYREFWGASKLSDLASESSDPCRPWQRLDPDADPMLAFSPRTTDPDFTSWPTVEDLFADWSPGITTARDIDLVAIDQSTLQGRIDEYLDASRGLDDLRAHLPQLATATPQFNAREVRDALLSAGDEAGRIIRYAYRPLDTRWVFWTDRARLLDRRRDTLVGAVADGQVFVVSRPKAERSREGLPFCIVSEPCDHHFIRPNGAAFPWLQTRGSATSLFEQVPGQANVSERVACYLGDGGTQRESFALMPHAVAVMAAPAYLGANADGVAAGWPRIPLPKDSEALAASAALGERVIRLLDPDAPVGLAAAQPQIRVGTLSSSTGDSLDSGDLAVTARWGVAGQGGVCMPSTGKLTERPYTDDECAAVSREAEPLGMSAETAIALLGESCFDIYLNDVAYWRCVPANVWRYTIGGYQVIKKWLSYRERALLGRDLKPEEARYVTEMVRRIAALVLMQPELDANYECVKADVWEWGK from the coding sequence GTGGGGGAACCAGTCGAGGCGTATTTCACGCAACTACGCGACATCCGCGCATCAGGCGCAGGCGTCGCCGAGACCAGCTACTACGCGCCGCTCGCCAACCTTCTCGATGAGGTCGGCAAGCACCTCAAGCCGAAGGTCCGCGCCATCATCAACCTGCGCAACACCGGCGGCGGAATCCCGGACGGTGGCCTGTTCATGGCACCGCAGCTCAAGGGCTGGGAGCTGGGCGAGAACCCGCTCCAAGGCCAGCTTCCCAACCGCGGCGCGATTGAGGTCAAGGGCGCCAGCGACGATGCATTCGCCGTTGCTGAGTCCGAGCAGGTCGCCCGCTACGTCGAGCGGTACGGCCTCGTGCTGGTCACGAACCTGCGCGACTTCGTGCTGGTGGGCCGCAACGTCACCGGCGCCGGCGTGCGCACGCTCGAGACCTGCAGCCTCGCCACGAGTGAGGCCGCCTTCTGGGCTCGCGTCACCCAGCCCCGCAACTTCGCCGACACCGCGGCCGAGGGCCTGACGGAGTTCCTCCGCCGAGTCCTGCTCCACAACGCACCGCTCTCCGACCCCAAAGACCTCGCCTGGTTCCTTGCGAGCTATGCGCGCACCGCACGTCTGCGTCTGGAGCATCGCCACGAGCTGCCCGCGCTCGACCAGCTCCGCAGCCAGCTCGAAGACGCGCTCGGCCTGAAGTTCGAAGGCGAGAAGGGTGACCACTTCTTCCGCTCTACGCTGGTCCAGACGCTCTTCTACGGCATGTTCGCGAGCTGGGTCCTGTGGGCGCGCGATCGCGACCACACGCAGGCGATCCCGTGGGAGTCGCGCTTCCAGTGGGAGACGGCGACGGCGACCCTGCACGTCCCGATGGTCTACGAGCTCTTCCGCCAGTTCGCCGACGTTCGCCAGCTTGGCGCGCTTGGCATCTCCGAGGTGCTCGAGTGGGCCGAGGAGGTCATCTGGCGCATCGATCGCGCCGCTTTCTTCGAGAAGTTCCGTGAGGAGCACGCTGTCCAGTACTTCTACGAACCATTCCTCGAGGCGTTCGACCCACAGCTGCGCAAGGAGTTGGGCGTCTGGTACACGCCCGACGAAGTCGTGAAGTACATGGTCGCTCGCGTCGATACCGTCCTGCGCGAGGAGCTCGGCATCGCCGACGGGCTCGCCGATGAGAGCGTGGTCGTCCTCGACCCGTGCTGCGGCACCGGCGCCTACCTGGTCGAGGTGCTGCGCAAAATCGACGAGACGCTGCAGGCCAAGGGAGCTGATGCGCTCACCCGCCAGGACGTGAAGCGCGCCGCGATGAGTCGCGTCATCGGCTTCGAGATCATGCCCGCGCCATACGTCGTGGCGCACCTACAGCTCGGCATCCTCCTGGCCGAACTCGGCGTGCCGCTGCGTGACGCCGGCGAGCGCGCACCGATATACCTAACGAACGCGCTAACCGGCTGGGGCGACGGTGCCCAAGTCGCATCGCCCAAGGATCGCCGGGTCGGCGAGGGTCAGATGCACTCCACCCTGCTGTTCCCAGAGTTCGCTCATGAGCGCGACGCAGCGGACCGCATCAAGCGTGAAGAGCAGATCCTCGTGGTGATCGGAAACCCACCGTACAACGGGTTTGCCGGGATGGCGGTTGACGAGGAGCGAGACCTGTCGGATGCCTACCGCACCACAAAGCGAGCTCCCAAACCCGAGGGCAGGGGCCTCAATGACCTGTACGTCCGGTTCTTCAGGATCGCCGAGCGCCAAATCGTGCAACACATGGGGAAAGGCATTGTCTGCCTGATCTCCAACTACTCGTGGCTCGACGGGTTCTCGTACACCGGGATGCGAGAGCGGTTTCTCGATGTGTTTGACTCAATCTGGATCGATAGCCTCAACGGAGACAAGTTTCGAACAGGCAAGGTGACTCCGGACGGGCGTCCAGATCCGAGCGTCTTTTCGACGGCGGCGAACAGGGAAGGGATCGGCATCGGGACTTCGATCTCGGTGTTGTCGCGCAAGGGAGGGGACACTAAGCAGTCCGCCCAAGTGATGTACCGCGAGTTCTGGGGTGCATCGAAACTGAGCGACCTCGCCTCGGAAAGCAGCGATCCCTGCAGGCCTTGGCAACGCCTTGACCCGGACGCCGATCCAATGCTCGCCTTCTCGCCGAGAACCACCGACCCGGATTTCACGTCGTGGCCAACCGTGGAGGACCTCTTCGCCGACTGGTCTCCGGGAATCACTACGGCTCGGGATATCGACCTAGTGGCGATCGACCAGAGCACTTTGCAGGGTCGAATTGATGAGTACCTCGACGCTTCGCGAGGGCTCGACGACCTTCGTGCTCATCTTCCGCAGCTGGCTACGGCCACGCCACAATTCAATGCCCGTGAGGTTCGGGACGCCCTGCTCAGCGCCGGGGACGAAGCGGGCCGCATCATCCGGTACGCATACCGGCCTCTAGACACTCGCTGGGTCTTCTGGACAGATCGCGCCCGCCTGCTCGATCGTCGCAGAGACACGCTCGTCGGTGCTGTCGCCGACGGTCAGGTCTTCGTGGTCTCCCGCCCGAAGGCGGAGCGATCACGCGAAGGTCTACCATTCTGCATCGTCTCGGAGCCCTGTGACCATCACTTCATTCGCCCCAACGGCGCTGCCTTTCCGTGGCTACAGACAAGGGGCAGCGCTACCTCGCTATTCGAGCAAGTGCCCGGTCAGGCCAACGTTTCTGAACGAGTCGCCTGCTACCTGGGGGACGGCGGTACTCAGCGCGAGAGCTTTGCGCTGATGCCCCATGCCGTCGCCGTCATGGCTGCGCCCGCCTACTTGGGGGCGAACGCGGACGGCGTGGCAGCTGGTTGGCCGCGAATCCCGCTGCCAAAGGACTCAGAGGCGCTTGCGGCTTCTGCAGCACTCGGGGAAAGGGTCATTCGGCTTCTAGACCCTGATGCCCCGGTTGGCCTGGCAGCCGCGCAGCCGCAGATTCGCGTCGGCACGCTCTCTTCTTCGACGGGGGATTCGCTCGATTCCGGAGATCTGGCTGTGACCGCTCGGTGGGGTGTCGCTGGGCAGGGTGGCGTCTGCATGCCATCGACCGGCAAGCTCACCGAGCGGCCCTACACCGACGACGAGTGCGCCGCGGTTTCCCGGGAGGCGGAGCCGCTCGGCATGTCGGCCGAAACTGCGATCGCCCTCCTCGGCGAGTCGTGCTTCGACATCTACCTCAACGACGTTGCGTACTGGCGTTGCGTGCCAGCCAACGTGTGGCGCTACACGATTGGCGGCTACCAGGTCATCAAGAAGTGGCTGAGCTACCGCGAGCGCGCGCTCCTCGGCCGCGACCTCAAGCCCGAGGAGGCGCGCTACGTCACCGAGATGGTGCGTCGCATCGCCGCGCTCGTGCTCATGCAGCCCGAGCTCGACGCCAACTACGAGTGCGTGAAGGCCGACGTGTGGGAGTGGGGGAAGTAG
- a CDS encoding nucleotidyl transferase AbiEii/AbiGii toxin family protein has protein sequence MVEQYNSEATKRCERVLGTLMRGIGQPWREKVCLVGGLVPLYLVRGDGYAQPVHVGSTDVDVALRLAVEAEDLGAYTTLETNLKNNGFSRVDGSSWRWSATVDGDVVVLELLGDREDVEPGTVFRPKVTPPAGAGGVGLLCVRGLELAFRDSITITRDLQLLDGAYSEVDFQVANLAPFVALKADAYLDRRKPKDAYDLVYVLRWWPGGPEAAAVAVAASPVASDPFLADALIRVSGDFSESNRVGAVDYASLVARGGSATEMAQAANEAVLVIRQFVGNLSPPST, from the coding sequence ATGGTCGAGCAGTACAACAGTGAGGCAACCAAGCGCTGCGAGAGGGTTCTCGGCACGCTGATGCGCGGAATCGGGCAACCGTGGAGAGAGAAGGTCTGTTTGGTCGGCGGACTCGTCCCGCTATACCTCGTACGGGGCGACGGCTATGCCCAGCCGGTCCACGTTGGTTCGACGGATGTTGATGTTGCTCTCAGACTCGCGGTCGAGGCGGAGGATCTGGGCGCATACACGACACTCGAGACGAACCTGAAGAACAACGGGTTTTCGAGGGTGGACGGAAGCTCATGGCGCTGGTCCGCCACCGTTGACGGTGATGTCGTCGTTCTGGAACTTCTCGGCGACAGGGAAGACGTCGAGCCCGGAACCGTGTTTCGACCCAAGGTCACGCCACCCGCCGGTGCGGGTGGCGTGGGTTTGCTGTGCGTGAGGGGTCTTGAGCTTGCGTTCAGGGACTCCATCACGATCACGCGCGACCTTCAGCTGCTTGACGGAGCCTACTCGGAAGTGGACTTCCAGGTTGCGAATCTGGCGCCGTTTGTGGCGCTGAAGGCGGACGCCTATTTGGACCGGCGCAAGCCGAAGGATGCCTACGACCTGGTCTACGTGCTTCGATGGTGGCCGGGTGGGCCCGAGGCTGCGGCCGTCGCGGTTGCGGCGAGTCCGGTCGCGAGCGACCCATTCCTTGCTGACGCATTGATTCGAGTCTCCGGGGATTTTTCGGAATCGAATCGGGTCGGGGCTGTGGACTACGCCAGTCTCGTGGCTCGGGGCGGCTCTGCGACGGAGATGGCCCAAGCGGCGAACGAGGCAGTGCTTGTGATTCGGCAGTTCGTCGGGAATCTGAGTCCGCCCAGCACCTAG
- a CDS encoding restriction endonuclease, with protein sequence MTVPDYQSMMSPLLKSLGDGGDWRWADAKDALATATGVSETDRAELLPSGRQATFDNRAGWAATYLSQAGLVERPARGILRITERGRDTLAAHTGPINNAFLKQFPEFLEFKNRSHTQAEHSSAGEDASDQTPEELMENGYQSLRSDLAQLMMERVGAVSPRFFEQLVVKLLVTMGYGGSLADAGQAVGRSGDDGIDGIIKEDKLGLDVVYIQAKRWANNVGRPEIQAFAGSLMGQGASKGVFITTSRFSAEARDYVRRIDKRIVLIDGEQLAELMIDHGVGVTEAATYVVNRLDEDFFIEE encoded by the coding sequence ATGACCGTTCCGGACTACCAGTCGATGATGTCGCCACTGCTCAAGTCGCTTGGTGACGGGGGCGATTGGAGATGGGCCGACGCGAAGGATGCGCTGGCGACTGCCACCGGTGTCTCCGAGACGGACCGCGCCGAGCTTCTTCCAAGCGGCCGTCAGGCAACCTTCGACAATCGCGCGGGATGGGCGGCGACGTACCTGAGCCAAGCCGGCTTGGTGGAGCGCCCTGCCAGGGGAATCCTGCGCATCACTGAGCGCGGGCGGGACACGCTGGCTGCACACACAGGACCCATCAACAACGCATTTCTGAAGCAGTTTCCGGAGTTCCTAGAGTTCAAGAATCGGTCACACACGCAGGCAGAGCACTCCTCGGCGGGCGAGGACGCGAGCGACCAGACTCCAGAAGAACTCATGGAGAACGGCTACCAGTCCCTGCGCTCGGATCTCGCGCAGCTGATGATGGAGCGGGTGGGTGCGGTTTCGCCTCGGTTCTTCGAGCAGCTGGTGGTCAAGCTGTTGGTGACGATGGGCTACGGCGGCTCGCTTGCAGACGCTGGTCAGGCCGTCGGCCGCAGCGGTGACGATGGCATCGACGGCATCATCAAGGAAGACAAGCTCGGACTCGACGTCGTCTACATCCAGGCGAAGCGTTGGGCCAACAACGTGGGACGGCCGGAGATTCAGGCTTTCGCTGGCAGCCTCATGGGGCAGGGCGCGAGCAAAGGTGTCTTCATCACCACGTCGAGGTTCTCGGCCGAGGCGCGTGACTACGTTCGGCGCATCGACAAGCGAATCGTTCTGATCGACGGCGAGCAACTGGCCGAACTGATGATTGATCACGGCGTCGGCGTGACGGAGGCCGCGACGTACGTCGTGAACCGGCTCGACGAGGACTTCTTCATCGAAGAGTAG
- a CDS encoding protease inhibitor I42 family protein — MRTRLTYVLLATLAVAAVVLAGCRSSDVVKIGVDDEGSIVKMRQDQTLDVSLPANPSTGYNWTVADDGGVLTLVGEPDFQLDSNAIGAPGILTMHLEPSGTGEGSLRLEYRRSWETTQPAQDAFTVGVVVTE; from the coding sequence ATGCGCACAAGGCTCACATACGTGCTCCTGGCGACACTCGCGGTTGCCGCTGTAGTGCTCGCTGGCTGCAGGTCCAGCGACGTCGTGAAGATCGGCGTGGACGACGAAGGCTCTATCGTCAAGATGCGGCAGGACCAGACCCTGGATGTCTCGCTGCCGGCGAACCCGAGCACGGGCTACAACTGGACGGTCGCCGATGATGGAGGGGTACTCACGCTCGTCGGCGAGCCGGATTTCCAGCTCGATTCGAATGCCATCGGCGCGCCGGGTATCCTCACGATGCACCTGGAGCCATCGGGGACGGGCGAGGGGTCGCTTCGTCTCGAGTACCGCCGTTCGTGGGAGACCACGCAACCGGCTCAAGACGCCTTCACGGTCGGGGTCGTGGTCACCGAGTAG